CCGTGCGCCCGAGATTGTCCTCGGGGAACCCCACCACACCGTCACCTGGTGAGGAGCGCCAGCCCCTGCCTGACCTTTTTCCGCCTCCCATAGGCAAGGACTCcaccaaatggccaataaacagaagaaaaggtgctcaacatcgtGAGTCATCGGAGACACAcaagttaaaaccacagtaaGTTCACTGCACGCCCACCAGAACGGGGagggttttaaaaataaccacACCAAGGCTGGCAAGCTTCACACACAGGTGGGCATGTAATCGCTTACTGCCACTTCGGCAAAGTGTTTGGCATCACCTCCTAAACGCTACGTAAATGTCTCTCCCGGGACCCCGACACCCACTCCTGCGGATGTATCCAGGAGAAATGAGGGCTCATCACCACCAAAAGATGTCACAAGAATGTTCACGGCAGCCTTATTTGTAACACCCGGATGTCCATCCACAGGGGAAGGGGTAAGTAAATGTAGGCGTGTCTATGCACCCAAACACTACACggcatgaaaaaaaatcacaagccaCTGTCACCTGCCCCACGATCAAATGTCAGCCATCACGTACAACAGAAACACCGGACATAAAGGGATGCGGCAGTCTGGGGAAGTAGGGACTCCAGGGGTCCCAGAGGAGCCTTCAGGGACACTGGAAATGCCCCGCTCTCGATCTGAGCGGTGCTCTCGTCCACACGTAAGTGCGCACTGAGCTGCACATTTAAGATTTGTGTGTTTTGTAAGTGAGAGACGTGAGCTCTTACGTATCTCGAATAGAAGAtatacttcaaaagaaaaaaaaaaaaatcccccaggTTAGGTGCTGCCTTCTGTTCACGTAGCGCCTGCCGAGCTTGCAACAGCAGGAAGGGCCTCCTCCCCTGGGGCAAGGCTTGCCAGGGACGGGAGGCCACCAGGGCACCGAACGACGGGGCAAGCTGGCTCCTCGGAGCGCCGTGTGCACCCCTTACATCTGACAGATGGAGAATCTGAGGATCAGAGAGAAGAAGGGATTTTCTAAGGTCACAGCAAACAGGTGGCAGAACCGGGGTTTTTAACACCCGGTGTCTTGCTAGACAAAGGCGTGGCACAGGCAGGAGTAGGGGTTAAGGGCTGTGCAGTGGGACTGTACCACctagagatggggggggggggaggcagccACAGGGCGAGGCGCCATCTGGGGCTGCAGGTGGCTGGTGGGCCCCGAGGATCCATATCCTCAAACAGAAGGCCAACGGGCAGAACCCCTCTTGCTGTAGCGCGCCAGCCCCCTTCACGGCCAAAAGAGGTAGGGTCAGGGAAGCAGCCCTCACAGAGCAGAAGCTGCCAGAATGGGcagcaatgtaaaaaaaaaaaaaaaaaagcaacagactTTAGCAAAGGCACCGATAGATTCCCTAAGGCGCTGTGTTTCTCTGCAGATTTCCCTCCGAAACTGGAGGCctgggagtgggtgggtgggggctcgGTGAGGGCCGCGCACACACGTAACCGCCCTCaactctcccccccacctccccgccaccGCCAATCCCTAAGCAGGAGGCATCCAAGAACTCCCAACGGAGAGCCCAAAGGGCCGGGCCCAGATCCAGCCTCCCCCCGCCTTCCACCCACTTTACAGATTAGCAAACTgacaaaaaaacagagagggaagtaaAGAGCTTAGAGTCACAAGCAAAAAGAACTCCACTTTATGCCACCAGCCGCACTACCTCGGAGAACATTTCGAGCTGAAAGGTGTTTCGCGAACCTCTGGCCCGCTGTATCATTTCACGGGGCGGAAGCGGAAGCCGGcgcgtgggggtggggcgggggtggggcgggttGTCGGGTTCTGGTTCTTCCACGTCCTTATCTGTAAGAGGGGAGCGTGTACAGCCCATTTCACAGGGCCCAAGACTGAGTGAGCTAATCAGTGTTACTTAatactgttatttattattaGCAAAACTTCCACGTGAGCCTTCTGCCGGTCCTGCCGGCCGGCAGGACAAGCCTTTGGGGACTggccctcctccctctggccctgGGGGCTCTGACACAGAAATGGTCCGGGGCACCGTCTAGCAAGaggccctgccccccaccggcctttcccactctttttttttttttttttaacgttttatttatttttgagacagagaaagacagagcatgaacggaggagggtcagagagagggagacacagaatctgaaacaggctccaggctccgtccgagctgtcagcacagagcccgacgcggggctcgaactcacggaccgcaagatcatgacctgagccgaagtcggccgcccaaccgactgagccacccaggcgccccatttcccACTCTTCCTGAAGGTAGGTGAGGTCTGACCTCTCCAGATGGATCTAGAGAAAATGATGCCCACTAAGGGCTCTGGAACCAGACACTGACAGGCTCCCCTGCTGTGCGACCTCGGGCCAATTGCTTTCACTCTGAACGTTGGTTTCCTCATCCGTACAAGGGGGATGAAATGGTTACCTCCCTTATGGAGATttgatgaggattaaatgagataatgcccagtgcctgacacacagtaggtgctcagcaagCATGAGCTATAATTGTTATCGAGGCCAGGGTCCCCTGTGACCATTGTCAGGGTGTTCCTTACCCCCGTCTTTCCACCCCAACATGGAGGCAGGCGACCAGCTTGCTAGGCCAGGTTAAGGATGTGGTTTAGTCAAACAAAGAACTGCTGATGGAATCAATCTGAAAGCTTCGTTTGCCACATACattaaattaatgcaaaaaaaaaaaaaaaaaaaaggaaccctggaACATGTATGCGTGGCTGGTTGCCATGTAAATGGTTCAACCCTTTTGGAAAGTGGTTCTTGGCCACAGCCATAAAAAATCAATATCCTCTGACCCAGTAATACCTCTCCTGGGAATTCAGCCTAAAGAAATAATTCAAcagacttcaaaagaaaaaaaaaaacaaacaaacaaaaaactatctgCATGAAATTGATCCTGCAATGAGcatctagaagaaaaataattaggaaCAACCTACATCTCCAAGCAAAGGAGAAGAGATGGTCAGAGCAGTGATGGATGGTGGAGCCAGAGATAGATCCCAGCATATCATGGCCATCATTAAAACGGTAATTACCGGCAACCGGTAATTCTGGAACAATGTCTACATCTGGATAAAGGACCAGAAGGGGCtgaaaaaatggatgaaatggcGGAATTAAATgcgattttttccccccaagacacattttgactttttttccattaACGGCCACAaccataacaacaaaaacaaaaacacaggcaagaagagaaataatttctCCTAGGCTCACAAACAGGGTTCTCACTTGAGGCCTCGAGGAGAGGCTGGGCCAGTGTGACCTTCCCTCCCCTTTGGTAGAGGGctggtggggtgagggagggggtgaTACAGAGACGGGCCAGGTGGGGACGGGCAGGGATGCGCAGAGGGCTGCGGGAGCAGGAATGGGGGTAGGAAAAGGTCAGTGTGCGATCAGGGAGGGCCTCTGGGAGGAGGTGTCCTCAGAGCAGACTCTTGGCTgatgagtatggctactctgggGGTAATCTGGgcagaggcaagaaggaaatgggagACGGGCCAGCTCTGTGATGAGAGCCTGGGAGCAGGCTGAGGGGTTTGCACCATGAggaagccccatgatgggcttaAGGGCGATCCTTGGGGCTTAAGGAAGATGGATGGAGGGGTGGGTGTGCCTGGAGTGGGAGACGACTGAGGAGGCTGCTGCAAGAGAGGTGAGGTCGACTGGAAGGAGGGCAGGGCGGGAACTAACCATGGCTTATCAGAGCACACCTGAAAAGCGGGTCGGCGGAGGACCTGAGTCCAGGTTGGGGCACCATGAGGGCAGGGGGCCAGTGTGACGTCCAGAGGGAGGTGCTCAGGAAGCGGTTGGATCTACCGGTCTGGAGCTCCGGAAAGAAACCTGGGCTGGACGAAGTTGGCTGGGGCGCCACAGCGGACTGGGCGTTGGGAGCCTCCGGGTGTGGCTGAGTTCACCCAGGGAAAGTGAGAAGAGAGCCAGGAGGCGTGCGACCGATAAAGGAGGAGGACCCCGAAATgggacacagaagcagagagggaggaagagcaggTAAGAGGTGTCTAGAAGCCAAGGGCCCGGAGATCTTTAGGAGGGAATGATCACTGGGGTCAGACGTTGTAGAGGCGTTCATCAAGGTAAGGACAGAATCGTTCCCATTCAACTGATCGTCTTGGGTGACGGCCCCAGAGCACGTTCAGCGAGCTGTAAGGGGAGAGAGGTGAGTGGCGAGAAAACAGACCCTGAGAATCGGGGGGCAAGCTTTTGAGGATATCGGatgaagagaggggaggaagaagacagTAGCTAAAGAGAGCACGCGGTTCCGCTGAGCTCGGGAGTCTGACCCCACAACTGTCAGGGTCCAGACCCCAGTCCCTCCCAAAGACCCCAGGGAGATTGGCTCTGGGGCTGCCAGGCCCAGAAGGCAGATCTGGTGGGCAAGCAGACCTCCGCCTTCCTGCCTCCAAGTCCACTGCGCTCAGAAAGCAGGAGGGGCGTGTGTAGGGAAGCCAGGGCTCTCCCAACCCGGGAGGCTGGTCTGGTGACAAATCCCAGGCGCCaggatccccacccccccaacctcaGCAGGCTAACTGGAGGGGAGCCCACCCTGCCAAATGCACAGGTGCTGGGGGAACAGGTCCAGGGCAAGCCCAGCCCTGCCAGCCCCAGACGTGGGAGGAACCACGGTGCCATCTGGGTgtggaggcaggggctggggcaggcaaGAGGAAGTTTATTGAAAAccgaatctttttttttctttttttgacattaATAAACTCTTTTTcctaaaaaggggggggggttgttcCCATTTTGATCTTTGGCTACTTGAAAAATTAGCAATATGATTGCTTAATGATAAAAATAGCCATCACTCAAGTTCATGGAGCACATCTCTGCCCGACGCCGTTCTGGGCCGTTCACAAAGATGAACTCACTTCATCTTCCTAACGCCCCGACGAGGCAGGTGACATTATTGTCCCCAttgcacaggtgaggaaactgaggctcccctTCACAGTTGCGCTTCAGTGTTCCTCTGATTATCTCCCTGCTCTTGGCTCTCGCATCCTAGAAATGCCCCAGAGGTGAAGTAGGAACAGGGGGTGTTGGCCTGGCACACAAGCCTCCTgggctctcctccttcctctgtcaCTCACCTTAGGAGGGCCCTGAGCCCCAAGTGTCTCACCAGTAAGATGACAGGGCTGGCTGTGATGGCCTGGCTGCCATGTGACAACCCCCCGGCGGACCCCCACCAGAGGCGGGTGCTGACACCTGCACAGACTCCCTGGAGGGCCACCGGGCCACGGCAATGGCCAACCTTCCACACAGGCATCATTTGGTGCCGCTGGGCCGGAGGTTGATCTGCGAGAGCCATGAGGAGGGGGGAGTCCctaccttcccttccttccagcctctcctccctctgccttcccttccttccagcctCTCCGCCCTCTGCCTTCGCCAGGTGCACCCGGTTGGGGGAAAATGCTAAAGGAGCCTTTGGCCTCTTTCTCCCCGTCTCTTTCCACAGACTCAGTTTTGTTGCTAACCCCCTTCCCTGCCATCTGGAAATCACGGATGGCTGGGGGGTGGTCAGTGTCTTGCAGCTGTCTGTCCTTCCTAGTCTGCCCAGCTCccgctccggggggggggggggggggcaaatgggttttcccagggaggtggggggtctGGAGACTTCAAATGAGAAACCACTGGTGGCGGAATCACACCACAGCCCAGAGCCGACTCCCTTTGTTACATCCCTTGTGTCTGACCTGAGCCAGAGACCGTTGAAAGGGGTGTGTGGAGAAGGAGCCCGCGGGAGAGCCTGTTCTCTGGTCAGTCCCCACCCCAGAGCTGCTGGCTGCCGGGCAGTAGAGGCTAGGCCAGCGCTATCTAAGTTCCTGCGGTTGGGCCCGCGGTcggagcccggggcgggggcggggtacGGGGAGGGGAAGCACTGAGGGGCAGCCGGATTTGGCTTATGGGAcactcccttccctgctcttcgGCAGGACAGCAGGTTCCCCAAGTCCCCTGGACAGCGCTTCCTATCTCCTGACCACAGGAAGTGAGTGGGACTGGTCCCGCGTTGCGGGGGGGGGGTCTGGAAGAAAGAAACGAAACGGGCATTTAAGGAGGCCCTAGGACGGGCCAAGCATTTCCATATACCTACATTTTACTAAATCCTCACTACAAGCGGGCACTCACGCCCATTTCGCAGAAGCCCAAACCGAGGCTTCCGGCAGAGGGTGCCTGGAGGAAAAGGGGAGCGGAACGAGCCTTTGCCGCGCGCCCCCTGAGCCTCAGTCACGGCGTCGGCCACGGCCGGCCTCCCCGGGGCGCCCGCGAgcggcccctcccacccccgcccgcccgcccccgaCGGCGCGCGCGGCGCTCACCTCGATGCGGTCCAGGCGGTCCCGGAGGGCTCGCACGGCGTCCTCCAGCTCGAGGATGAGGGCCGGCGAGTCCCAGGGCCCGTCGGCCATGGCGTCGCGGCGGGGCCCGGCGTCCTGGAGGCCGCGCGGCAGGCCGCTCTCGCAGCGGCCCAGCTTGCCGGTGAGCTCGCGGATGGTGTCCTGGTCGGCGCGGATGCGCGCCTCCTGCTGCAGCGCCGTCTGGCGCAGCTGCTCGGCGGTgctctgcagcagcagcagctcctcGCGCTCGCCGGCCGCCGCGTCGCCCTGCTCGGTCCCCGACGGGCAGGCGGCCGCCAGCGGCGTGCACAGGAAGCGGCTGAAGAGGGGCGCGGGCGGCAGCGGGTGCGCGCTGGCCGCCGGCGCCCCGGGCAGCGCGGGGGGCCCGGCCGAGCCGCCCGCGCCGTGCAGCGCGCTCAGGCTGCGCTGCGGGCCCGGggacgcggcggcggcggcggcggcggcggcgctggcCGAGGCGGCCGAGGCGTTGTCGGCGCCGCCGGGCAGCGCCCGCGCCGGGCTGGCCGCCAGGGGCACGCTGGCGATGATGCAGATGACGGCACCGAGGAACGCCAGCATGCCCGCGGCCAGCAGCACGGCCAGGAACTTCAGCGTgaggcgggcggcgggggcgccCGAGGCCCCCCGGCAGGCGCGGCGGCGGGGTCGGGGCGCGGGGCCCGGGCGCGCGGGGCCGAGCGGGAGCCGGAGcgggagccggagccggagccggagctgTTGCCGCggccgctgctgccgccgctcTGAGCCCGGGCGGCGCGAGGAGGAGaaggcggcgggcggcggggagggggagcgggcgcggcggccccgccccgccggctCCCCCGGGGCCCGGCCGTGGCCCAGCCCCGCACCCGTTCCGTGCCGGGCGCCGAGGCCCGGGCGCCGGCGAGAGCTTTAgcccggccgcccgcccgcccggcgCCGGGGGCGGCGACGCGATGGCCGCGCGGCGGGACGCCCtggggaccccacccccacccccaccccccacccccgccccgctccgGTGCTCCGGCCCCCTCCCCGAACCCGTGATGCCGACAGCTACCTCGCGGGGAGCTTTTCTTCGTTCCGGGCCCAGTGCCGAGCGAGCTACAAGCTCGGGCACAATTAAGCCTCACGGTGGACGTGCTCCCCGTGGAAATGAGGGGACCGAGGCCCACTGGGGTCAGGTCgccatccaaggtcacacagctaggatgCGCTGGAACAGCGTTTGAGTTCAGGCGCTTCTGACCCGACTCAGGCTGGGCGACGGAGGTGGGGTGGGCgtggggagaagaagaagaagaagaaaagaggtcaGTGTTGGGGACAGGGGACTGGAGATTTTGAGCCACCTTCTTCCTATACGGTGGCCACCTGCCTGTCACTTGCCACCTCCAAGCTAAAGAAGGAGTAGAGTTCACTCGCCTCCACTCCCACAAAACACGACaggacacaacacacacacacacacacacacacacacacacacacacacacagtggaaaaacaaagaaaaacttcctGTGATCTCAGAGGGTAGTAGAAATTTCCTCTTCTGAATCCTCAGGGGTGCCAGAGAagaccccctctccccactgcagTCTATATTAGGAAGGCAAAACCCCGGCGAGCAGGTGGACCAGGCACTAGAAGGAACCAGAAGGAATGGGAGTGAGCTGTGGTGTGGGGGTGGTTGAGGAGACTTTTACTTTCTCCTATCAAAAATGTCTATAGATATATATTGTGTTGCAAATGAACTTTTGCaa
The genomic region above belongs to Prionailurus bengalensis isolate Pbe53 chromosome B4, Fcat_Pben_1.1_paternal_pri, whole genome shotgun sequence and contains:
- the NPTXR gene encoding neuronal pentraxin receptor, with translation MTGSRRRPGLGARHGTGAGLGHGRAPGEPAGRGRRARSPSPPPAAFSSSRRPGSERRQQRPRQQLRLRLRLPLRLPLGPARPGPAPRPRRRACRGASGAPAARLTLKFLAVLLAAGMLAFLGAVICIIASVPLAASPARALPGGADNASAASASAAAAAAAAASPGPQRSLSALHGAGGSAGPPALPGAPAASAHPLPPAPLFSRFLCTPLAAACPSGTEQGDAAAGEREELLLLQSTAEQLRQTALQQEARIRADQDTIRELTGKLGRCESGLPRGLQDAGPRRDAMADGPWDSPALILELEDAVRALRDRLDRIEQQELPARVNFSAAPAPAPAVPTALHSKMDELEGQLLAKVLTLEKERMALSHSSHRQRQEVEKELDALQDRVAELEHGSSAYSPPDAFKISIPIRNNYMYARVRKALPELYAFTVCMWLRSRSGGNGQGTPFSYSVPGQANEIVLLEAGHDPMELLINDKVAQLPLSLKDNGWHHICISWTTRDGLWSAYQDGELQGSGENLAAWHPIKPHGILILGQEQDALGGRFDATQAFVGDIAQFNLWDHALTPAQVLGIANCTGPLLGNVLPWEDKLVEAFGGAKKATFDVCKGRAKA